aataacatCACAAAGTAAGTCTGCGTTGTCTAGCCCTCCAATCATTGAACATATATTGGGCCATTGTATTTCGAAAATTCGTCCATGGATCGGTTACAGCAATGGAGGTTATGTACTCcacatcatcttcctcattatcatcaccatcattatcatcaccatcattatcatcactatcattttcctcaaacaagtcttcatcatcaaattctGCAAGCATGTATCTCTTTACCAAATTATGTAATAAAGCACAAGCAAGTACAATTCGACCATGTGTTTGTAAACTAAACCAAGAAGGACTTCTAAGAATCCCCCATCTTCCCTTGAGTAATCCAAAGCATCTCTCAATCACATTTCTAGCTTTTGCATGCCTTAAGTTGAAATATTCTTTGGGGTTGTCGGGGGCCATTATTCCATTCTCTAAGATGATAAAGATGCCCTCTATAGGGTGTAAGGAATCCTTCTCCATTAGTGTATCCTCCATCACATAGATAATAACAaccttgacaaattaaaaaaaaaaatattactctctTACTAAGTAAATCTCAAATAAAATCTAGTACGTCAATCAAATTACCTTTTGGAACTTTCAACCCATTAGGCCTAGAAATAGCATCTCGAAGAATCCGACCATCGTGTGCCGACCCCTCCCAACCAggtaagacatatataaattccATCTCGGGTGAACATACTCCTAATACATTCATAGCAAGGGTACCTTTTCTAGTCCGATATTTGAATCGATCATCACAAGGAACATTCACTAGAATCATTGTAACATCAAGGGCACCTAATGAGCTCTACAAAACAAAGAATATCactttaaattatgtaataGTCTCTCTATTTTATCTCAAATTAAATTGTTGGTTTTCATTTACCTTGAAATATTTCCATCTTTCATCGTTGCAATCCTCTTGTATTGGTGTTGGTTTCTTAAGAAGAATAGCATGTAACTTTAAGATTGCTAACAAACAAGCATGAAATTGTCTACTAATAGTTTCACCACTTCTATAAAAATGTGCACCcatcattctatttttcttatggtGAGCTAATGTGTATAAGAAACCCGCAACCATCTCTTCTAAACATGTGtttcttgtttcatttaatCCACCAATATCTCTAACCATCTCTAAAAGTACACCACATGTGTATCGATTTATACGAAGATAGTTCCTACACAAAGTGTCACTTTCTCTAATCATTCTATTCAAGTTGTGCAATCTCATTTTTCTCCTAGTGTTTTTATCAAGCTTAAGATAATGGGAATCGTATATAGTTTTTCTCATCGAGTACAACATCAAATGTAGcaacacaacacaattaatCATAGTAATTATGAATCGAGTACACTCccaatttctcttccttttcaaagAAGTACCAATGCTAGCCATTTTCTGTAGAAATGAACATCAATAAGAACATCAAACAAGTACTAAGTAGCTTGTTTCCATGTATTCttcaaaaccaaacaaacagcATACAAAAAAACCCAAATCCAAAAACAAACAGCATAGATTTTCATAAACAAACAGCCTCTTAATCAGGATTATGTGAACTAATCATCATTATTAGAATTTTCCTCAGCATAcattatcaaaaacaaacagcCTCTAAATTCAATTACAACCCAGCAAAATCAGTGGCATTAACACGCCAACAACCCAGCAAAATCAAGCAATTAAATCAACCATAATCACCATACATTAGACAACCCAGCAAGTAATAATCAACAACCCAACATTAAATCCAAAGAACACGAATCTGATTCTACAGAGAATCAACTAGATTGAACAGCAATTGAATAGAGATTGAATGAAACGAGAGTGAAGGAAATCAGAGATTGAACAGCAGCAAGTAATAGCAGCAGTGAAGGAAACGAGAGTGAGAAATCAGCAACTAACTTACATTTGACAATGGCGAGAGCAAAATCAAGAGTGAGAATAAAGGCGCAGCAGCAGGAGGAAGGACGCGCGAGGAAGAGATGAGAGCTTGAGGAAGATGAACGAGGTGCGACGAATGGAAGGAGATGCCAACAATTTTGGTGAGGAAGGAGGCGCGAGGAAGGAGAAAAATGGCAGGGAAGCTGTAGGGTTTGGAGAGGAGAGGTTGCTGAATGAGGGAAGGAATGGAATGGCAAAGTGAAGGGGGAGGTGGGGAATGAGGTTTACCTTATTTGGGTAAACCTAAAACTGAAATGGGGGAAAGGAAATCATTAAAAATGGAAACCAAACAACATCAAAGGGAATGGGGTAtttccattccctttccctttccttaaGACCCCCAACCAAACGCCCCCAACTGAAATGAGGTTTAAGATCCTTCGTTTCAAATTCTAAAAGCAAATTTTTTTTCGTTCCTATTTCTTACTCATAATTTTTTAGTTATGATCATATCAtctatataaattatcaaacaaGTGATCAATGTTTTCCTTCTTTTCAGAAACAAAGCGTGATCTGAGTTACCTGATACCCAAATTCTTCATTACCAATTTAAAACATTCAAACCAAGCTCTCGGATATTGTTTCAGGTTGTATAAAGCTTTTTTCATCTGGTGTCCTTCACCTTCTACAAAATCTTGAGTGAATATTGGAGGAGCCTCTATATACACTTCTTCTTTGATTTGTCCATGGAGAAAAGCATGTTTTTACATCGAACTGATCAAGGTCCCATTAATCTTTCATGGAAAAGCTTTCCACTTTGCATTACGCACAACTTCCTTTAGTGTTTTAGGAAACACTAATGTGTATAGAGTTGTATTGAAACTCATAGAGTATGAAACAATTTTTCCTCATTCGACCAATTCTTAGGATACCTTGAACATTGGGCTTTGAATTTTGGATCATGCCTTTTGGGCGATGTTTCTCTAGTACTCCTTGATGGTAATTGATAACTTGCACATAAGCTGTGATAAGTTGTACTAATGCTTCAGATGTAATTTCAATAGTATTTCCTACTTATTTGGTTGGATCTTGATCCAACACTTATAGATTTGTCAAAACTTTAGAACATAACAATAGTTTTCCCTTAAGATTGAAGGTGTTTGTAATAGTTGGTTGATTCaaagaaattataattattcatCGTGAGATACATGAAGTTACAGATAGGAACCTAAAGACAATATCCTTTTTTATTAAATACGAATCTAAGAAAACGCAATTGACAGTTCGAGGTTCAAGTTTGTTTCGTTCCTTTTTGGAAAGATGGACATACACAGTACATCCAAATACTTAGGAGAAGAGAATGAAATGATGGAACAAGTATAATAGTGTCAAGAGAATCCAGGAGAGTTTTTTGTTTGAGTTTTTTAATGGAAAGGTGATTTGTGAGGTAAGTAGTAGTAGTGACAATTATCTCTGGCCACAAGTTGGCTGGTTTATTGGCCTAAAACATAAGAGCCCTAGTGAACTCAAGAAGGATTTTGTGTTTTCTTTTGGCTACCCCACATCTTTAAGGTGTGTCACGACAAGTAATTTGGTGAATAAGGTCTTGgtcttttatgaattttttcatGTTAAGTTTCTCTACTCTCCCTAATTATTTGATATAAGAATTTGGATTTATGTTTAGAATTGAGTAGTCAACACATCAGTAACATTAGTTGGACTAGAAAAGTACGAATGTTTATGGCTTTTTGCAAGGACACGTGATTGGGCAAAGTTGAGGTGGTATCTCAATAGTCCCGCTCCATCTACTTCTACACATTCAATATTTTATGTTTGAATATAAGTTATCCTTGCAATTGTTTCATTTTTAAGGTCTCTTGGGTCAAAGGTCATATAGTTAAATTAATAGCTCCACAATCAAAGATCGTTCATTTTCTTGTTTTGCTAAATAATATCGTTcccttttttgtttttattttcttattatatcaAAAAAAGACTCCTATTTTTGCAATGGGGTTCGAAGCACATAGCCAAGGTtcctaaatatttatattaaattttaaaaggaAGAAATTGGGTTAaggttataaaatattttgcccTTTCTCCTTCACTCTAATTCTTCTCTCTCCTACTCTCCATTAATGAAAAATTTGGTTCCTTGAAGTTGGGtttttttctctaaaaaaaCCCATATTTTAGtcccaaaaacaaataaattaattggtagATGATGATTGTCAAGATATCTAATTTTTTCAATCACCAAAAAGTTATTGTTGCATCTAATACTATGATAAGTTGTAAATAAGCTTTTAATTAGGGTATTAAATACTATATTGTATTATATTTCTTATTAAGGTCaaccaaaaatatataataataataataataataataataataataataataataataaagcaaATATTACTCCTAATAGGCTATTTTACCTACGAAGCATTCATCTAACTTAATTCCATAATCTTATTTATGTTGATCGTAATGTTGGAAACTTTTTAGAAACACAATAATAACGTCCACATACATTTGTATTGAGATTACTAATTGTTCATGTCAAGAACTGGATATAATTAATTAGTGAGCTAATATTGGATTAACTTTTagggcccgtttggttgatggtaatgaagtaatgaaaatgaaatgttgtaatggcaataatattgaaggaatggatatgagaattggtaatggagattcttttgtttggtgtgcatgactaaagaatagtaatggaagataatattccattgattgcatttggttgttagtaataaaaaatggtaatgactcttagtttcattattgtacatttgtatctaaaaacattattgtatctaatgattctttttaata
This genomic stretch from Amaranthus tricolor cultivar Red isolate AtriRed21 chromosome 9, ASM2621246v1, whole genome shotgun sequence harbors:
- the LOC130824129 gene encoding uncharacterized protein LOC130824129, producing the protein MASIGTSLKRKRNWECTRFIITMINCVVLLHLMLYSMRKTIYDSHYLKLDKNTRRKMRLHNLNRMIRESDTLCRNYLRINRYTCGVLLEMVRDIGGLNETRNTCLEEMVAGFLYTLAHHKKNRMMGAHFYRSGETISRQFHACLLAILKLHAILLKKPTPIQEDCNDERWKYFKVNENQQFNLR